The Ancylobacter sp. WKF20 genome contains a region encoding:
- a CDS encoding glucan biosynthesis protein G → MRRRDVLLGAAILAVTGSGIWPATREDAEAQADKPSRFDAQTVRQLARELAARPYASPDRQLPKELNDLSYDQYRNIRFNPDRSLWRGQGTPFEAQLLHRGFLFRDKVEIYTVTQGEARRVEYVPGLFRFEHGLQPPDPKLDLDFSGFRLHSPINRPDYLDEVAVFQGASYFRALGKDQVYGTSARGLAIKTADSSGEEFPIFKAFWIEEPRAGVDSIVVHALLDSPSCAAAHRFTIRPGTSTVMTVEMTLYPRTDVDKAGLASLTSMFMFGPNDRDGIDDFRPMVCDADGLAIVTGNGERLWRPLSNPKRLQISSFESTNIRGFGLMQRQRSFFDYQDLEARYERRPSVWVEPIGDWGEGAVHLVEIPTPEEVHDNIVTYWRPKEPLRKGREYFYTYRLHWGWDSPDRPELGRFGLTRVGGNAERRQFVLDLVGDSIKNLPPEGLSARVTAGTGTVSNVVLQRHPDIEGWRIAFTFEPKGADLSELRAEMLRGEEKMAESWVYRWTA, encoded by the coding sequence ATGCGGCGGCGCGACGTTCTTCTGGGAGCGGCCATTCTGGCGGTAACAGGCTCGGGCATCTGGCCCGCGACCCGCGAAGACGCGGAGGCGCAGGCCGACAAGCCCAGCCGCTTCGACGCCCAGACCGTGCGCCAGCTCGCGCGCGAGCTGGCGGCGCGCCCCTATGCCAGTCCCGACCGGCAATTGCCCAAGGAACTCAACGACCTCAGCTACGACCAGTACCGCAATATCCGCTTCAACCCGGATCGGTCGCTGTGGCGCGGCCAGGGCACGCCGTTCGAGGCGCAGCTGCTGCATCGCGGCTTCCTGTTCCGCGACAAGGTCGAGATCTACACGGTCACCCAGGGCGAGGCGCGGCGCGTCGAGTACGTGCCCGGCCTGTTCCGCTTCGAGCATGGGCTGCAGCCGCCCGACCCCAAGCTGGACCTCGATTTCTCAGGCTTTCGCCTGCACAGCCCGATCAACCGGCCGGATTATCTGGACGAGGTCGCGGTGTTCCAAGGGGCGAGCTATTTCCGCGCCCTCGGCAAGGATCAGGTCTACGGCACCTCGGCGCGCGGCCTCGCCATCAAGACAGCGGATTCCTCGGGCGAGGAATTCCCCATTTTCAAGGCGTTCTGGATCGAGGAACCCCGCGCGGGCGTCGATTCCATCGTCGTCCACGCCCTGCTCGACAGCCCGAGCTGCGCCGCCGCGCACCGCTTCACCATCCGGCCGGGCACCTCGACCGTGATGACGGTGGAGATGACGCTGTATCCCCGCACTGATGTCGACAAGGCGGGACTCGCCTCGCTCACCAGCATGTTCATGTTCGGGCCGAATGACCGCGACGGCATCGACGATTTCCGCCCGATGGTGTGCGACGCCGATGGTCTCGCCATCGTCACCGGCAATGGCGAGCGGCTGTGGCGCCCGCTCTCCAACCCCAAGCGGCTGCAGATTTCCTCTTTTGAATCAACGAATATCCGCGGCTTCGGGCTGATGCAGCGGCAGCGCTCCTTCTTCGACTATCAGGATCTGGAAGCACGCTATGAGCGGCGCCCGAGCGTCTGGGTCGAGCCGATCGGCGATTGGGGCGAGGGCGCCGTGCATCTGGTGGAAATCCCCACCCCGGAGGAAGTCCACGACAACATCGTCACCTATTGGCGGCCCAAGGAGCCGCTGCGCAAGGGGCGGGAGTATTTTTATACCTACCGCCTGCATTGGGGCTGGGACAGCCCGGACCGGCCGGAACTCGGCCGCTTCGGACTCACCCGCGTCGGCGGCAATGCCGAGCGCCGCCAGTTCGTGCTCGATCTCGTGGGCGACAGTATCAAGAACCTGCCGCCGGAAGGCCTCTCGGCCCGCGTCACCGCTGGCACTGGCACGGTCTCCAATGTCGTGCTCCAGCGTCACCCGGACATTGAAGGCTGGCGCATCGCCTTCACCTTCGAGCCGAAGGGCGCGGATCTGTCCGAGCTGCGCGCGGAAATGCTGCGCGGCGAGGAGAAGATGGCCGAAAGCTGGGTCTACCGATGGACGGCGTGA